A section of the Pygocentrus nattereri isolate fPygNat1 chromosome 18, fPygNat1.pri, whole genome shotgun sequence genome encodes:
- the panx3 gene encoding pannexin-3, translating to MSIANAAAQAVLSDALLRDSNGDNRIRHLELELPLDKVIKFVSVGLPLLLVSLAFAREISIGPQISCFPPSNFTVKQAAYVDTYCWDSLMHHESDTNGNFEERSLWVHKIFPYSLLMMAMMMYLPALIWKFLAMPSLGSDLLFIIDELDKSYNRSVRLAQSILDLKQKAENLQEFQMELQRAKRKRYFDYPLLERYMQCKHGSYFLVSMLFLRGFLLLTFMSTACLYLVYFHLSAFLQDEFSCFVRTGLLREQSWVPELVQCKMTSLMVFQVISVASGAIYVLLAPVVLFSLLRLFCWDTNLLSLYEVLPALGLVSGQKLGCPLNDLNVLLLFLRANVAHLRSYGRLRALCSLAPPQVQKGKGMLTEDQAEEAAEAAEELEEELREAREEGKHNLVDIMTVLGAARGNVVNCPEERPLVEENMTLEPNHQGYHELKETTTCCFG from the exons ATGTCCATTGCTAACGCGGCCGCTCAGGCTGTGCTGTCTGATGCCCTGCTTCGAGACAGCAATGGAGACAACCGCATCCGCCACCTGGAACTGGAGCTGCCCTTAGACAAAGTCATCAAGTTTGTGTCTGTGGGACTTCCACTGCTGCTGGTGTCTTTGGCATTTGCACGAGAAATCTCCATCG GTCCACAGATTAGCTGCTTTCCTCCCAGCAACTTCACAGTGAAGCAGGCTGCATATGTAGACACATACTGCTGGGACTCGCTGATGCACCATGAGTCTGACACAAATGGAAACTTCGAAGAGCGCTCGCTGTGGGTGCACAAG ATATTCCCCTACTCCTTGCTCATGATGGCAATGATGATGTACCTGCCAGCTCTGATCTGGAAGTTCCTGGCTATGCCAAGCCTGGGCTCAGACCTGCTCTTCATCATCGACGAGCTGGACAAGTCCTACAACCGCTCGGTGCGTTTGGCTCAGAGCATCCTGGATCTCAAACAAAAAGCGGAGAACCTGCAGGAGTTCCAGATGGAGTTGCAGAG AGCCAAGAGGAAACGTTACTTTGATTACCCCCTgctggagaggtacatgcagtgCAAACATGGCTCCTACTTCTTGGTCAGCATGCTCTTCCTGCGCGGCTTCCTCTTGCTGACCTTTATGTCCACCGCCTGCCTTTACCTGGTCTACTTCCACCTCTCGGCCTTCCTACAGGACGAGTTCAGCTGCTTCGTCCGCACCGGCCTTCTCCGGGAGCAGTCATGGGTGCCGGAGCTGGTCCAATGTAAGATGACCAGCCTGATGGTCTTCCAGGTCATTAGCGTGGCTAGTGGTGCCATCTATGTGTTGCTAGCTCCAGTCGTCCTCTTCAGTCTGCTGCGGCTCTTCTGCTGGGACACCAACTTACTGTCCCTGTATGAGGTGCTTCCTGCCTTGGGCCTCGTCAGTGGCCAGAAGCTGGGCTGCCCACTCAATGACCTGAACGTACTTCTCCTGTTTCTACGGGCTAACGTGGCACACCTTCGCTCCTACGGCCGCCTCAGGGCCCTGTGCTCTCTGGCTCCCCCTCAGGTGCAGAAGGGTAAAGGCATGCTGACGGAAGATCAGGCTGAGGAGGCAGCTGAGGCGGCTGAGGAGCTGGAGGAAGAGCTGAGGGAGGCCAGGGAGGAGGGCAAGCACAACCTGGTGGACATCATGACTGTGCTCGGGGCTGCCAGGGGGAACGTGGTGAACTGCCCTGAAGAGCGCCCTCTGGTGGAGGAGAACATGACGCTCG AGCCTAACCACCAGGGGTACCATGAATTGAAGGAGACCACAACATGTTGTTTTGGCTAA